In the genome of Elusimicrobium sp., one region contains:
- a CDS encoding sensor histidine kinase, with the protein MSIFSKLFKMFVAVVLMPLIPMALLLAYYQIHLKNNILETHANLAQIVSSSMNQHIEDLTWRLAFSRNISEYLLHKKNPQPILREALAANPDFLMLAVLDKNGKLLYRAGDKQVLEQLPSLELEGDPALKQLAKTARISVSSFDVVADRPISEFIYPLPNGDFLYGIMSFFGFISRIQEQRIGVTGRIYIVDQEGSVYANDYQYKPDFDAQTLRRAFTSKEHLIKKIKTSQDTYVGAYASTPILGAYVAVLQLEGEAYRSIYYTNIIIALFLLSIATLSYFGALTFAERLGEPIAALSNAAKEVSRGNLEEKISEKIGWGEFKQLISAFNKMTADLKDYQVLQLQAQVSEMKEQVFRAVAHDLRAPLLGLQGYLYILQSGKASEEERKEYLELMSQAARNLSSLLEDVLEVSRAQAGMMKLKVEEVKIDVLAQEVTSTLAPTALEKGLELETDVPPLVFQADPKLLRRVITNLVSNAIKFTEKGYVRVCAGNDGQFDWVAVEDSGIGMSKQETKMIFEKYHQVHADKPGYGLGLFISRQIAQAHGGDLQVNSKPGKGSTFKITLPKEKK; encoded by the coding sequence ATGTCTATATTTTCTAAACTTTTCAAAATGTTTGTAGCCGTGGTGCTGATGCCGCTTATCCCCATGGCGCTTTTGCTTGCCTATTATCAAATTCATCTTAAAAATAACATTTTGGAAACACACGCCAATTTAGCGCAAATCGTTTCTTCTTCCATGAATCAGCACATAGAAGATTTAACCTGGCGTTTGGCGTTTAGCCGTAATATATCCGAATACCTGCTCCATAAAAAAAATCCGCAACCTATCTTGCGGGAAGCCTTAGCGGCCAATCCCGATTTTTTAATGTTGGCGGTGCTTGATAAGAACGGAAAACTCCTCTATCGTGCGGGCGATAAGCAAGTGCTGGAGCAACTTCCTTCCTTGGAATTGGAAGGAGACCCCGCCCTTAAACAACTGGCCAAAACGGCGCGTATTTCGGTCAGTAGTTTTGATGTAGTGGCCGATCGGCCTATCAGCGAATTTATTTATCCGCTTCCCAACGGAGATTTTCTATACGGTATTATGAGTTTCTTTGGTTTCATTTCCCGTATCCAGGAACAGCGCATCGGGGTAACGGGGCGCATCTATATCGTAGATCAGGAAGGTTCTGTTTATGCCAACGATTATCAATACAAGCCGGATTTTGATGCCCAAACCCTGCGCCGGGCGTTTACCTCTAAGGAACACCTGATTAAAAAGATAAAAACTTCACAGGATACCTATGTGGGGGCCTACGCTTCCACTCCTATTTTGGGCGCCTATGTGGCGGTTTTACAATTAGAAGGGGAGGCCTACCGAAGTATTTATTACACCAATATAATTATTGCTTTGTTCCTGTTATCTATTGCCACCCTGTCCTATTTCGGGGCGCTTACATTTGCCGAACGACTCGGGGAGCCGATAGCCGCCCTTTCGAACGCTGCCAAAGAAGTAAGCCGCGGAAATTTGGAAGAAAAAATTAGCGAGAAAATCGGTTGGGGAGAGTTCAAACAACTTATTTCCGCTTTTAATAAAATGACGGCAGACCTGAAAGATTATCAGGTCTTGCAACTGCAGGCCCAGGTGAGTGAAATGAAGGAACAGGTGTTCCGTGCGGTTGCGCACGATTTGCGTGCTCCGCTTTTGGGCCTTCAAGGGTATTTGTATATTTTACAAAGCGGTAAAGCCAGCGAAGAAGAACGAAAAGAGTATTTGGAACTCATGAGCCAGGCCGCCCGCAATTTGTCATCGCTTTTGGAAGATGTGCTGGAAGTTTCCCGTGCACAGGCCGGTATGATGAAACTGAAAGTGGAAGAAGTAAAAATTGATGTTTTAGCGCAGGAAGTAACCTCCACCCTGGCCCCGACGGCATTGGAAAAGGGCCTTGAGTTGGAAACGGATGTGCCGCCTCTTGTGTTTCAAGCAGACCCGAAACTTTTGCGCCGCGTCATTACCAATTTGGTTTCCAACGCCATTAAATTTACCGAAAAAGGCTATGTGCGTGTTTGTGCCGGAAACGACGGACAATTCGATTGGGTTGCCGTGGAAGACAGCGGTATTGGCATGAGCAAGCAGGAAACAAAAATGATTTTTGAGAAATATCACCAAGTCCACGCCGATAAACCGGGTTACGGTTTGGGGCTTTTTATCAGCCGCCAAATTGCCCAGGCACACGGCGGAGATTTGCAAGTAAACAGTAAACCGGGGAAAGGAAGTACTTTCAAAATTACACTTCCTAAGGAGAAGAAATGA
- a CDS encoding single-stranded DNA-binding protein, whose product MPAQIKLPEQNVVLLVGRLTRDPNVTFTQKGQAVCRCDIAVNRRYLDATTNEWKDDTVFVPVVVWGAAAERCKDRVKKGTPISVEGRLTSSEYTDKTTGQTRRSLQVTARRIQILESGVAGSSFDDTHAAAKDDIPTSEVMEDDVPF is encoded by the coding sequence ATGCCCGCACAAATCAAATTGCCGGAACAAAACGTAGTCCTTCTAGTCGGACGGTTAACACGTGACCCGAACGTAACTTTTACGCAAAAAGGTCAGGCAGTGTGCCGTTGTGATATTGCGGTCAACCGCAGATATTTGGATGCTACCACAAACGAGTGGAAAGATGACACGGTTTTCGTTCCCGTAGTGGTTTGGGGCGCGGCGGCCGAACGGTGTAAAGACCGGGTGAAAAAGGGCACTCCCATTAGTGTGGAAGGACGCCTCACCAGCAGCGAATACACCGATAAAACAACCGGGCAAACCCGCAGATCCTTGCAGGTTACCGCCCGCCGGATCCAAATTTTGGAATCCGGTGTCGCAGGGTCCTCGTTTGACGACACCCATGCGGCCGCAAAGGACGACATCCCCACTTCCGAAGTAATGGAAGACGATGTGCCCTTTTAA
- the rpsR gene encoding 30S ribosomal protein S18, with product MSEEIKTQAPATAAPAVRSERPARPFMGKKRFESRRKVCKVCAEKIDNVDYKNFQFVKSFTMESGKILSRRITGTCAKHQRQITKAIKRDRNLAILPYSLPKK from the coding sequence ATGTCCGAAGAAATTAAAACGCAAGCCCCGGCTACTGCCGCTCCGGCCGTCCGCTCCGAAAGACCGGCTCGTCCGTTTATGGGCAAAAAGCGCTTTGAAAGCAGAAGAAAAGTCTGCAAAGTATGCGCTGAAAAAATCGACAATGTCGATTACAAAAACTTCCAATTCGTGAAATCCTTCACCATGGAAAGCGGTAAAATCCTTTCCAGAAGAATTACCGGCACCTGCGCGAAACACCAACGCCAGATCACCAAAGCCATTAAGCGCGACCGCAACTTGGCTATCTTGCCGTATTCTTTGCCCAAAAAATAA
- a CDS encoding 3'-5' exonuclease, which produces MQLSNLKFACLDTETTGLSPDTGGKICEIAVSVSQGGRVVEEFSTLLNPGVPMLPEVVAIHGITNEMVADAPTFADILPRLLGVLDDCVIVAHNADFDLSFLRAEFAACGMNFPPYPVMDTLKLARKSGKFQRNRLGCIAEELGISNAGWHRAMADTKMTEQIFYYFLTILGKQGVNTLQDLQKFQEKRWKDLICQN; this is translated from the coding sequence ATGCAACTGAGTAACTTAAAATTTGCTTGTTTAGACACCGAAACCACCGGCCTTTCCCCGGACACGGGCGGAAAAATATGTGAAATTGCCGTTTCCGTTTCGCAGGGGGGGCGCGTGGTAGAAGAATTTTCCACCCTCTTAAATCCCGGAGTTCCCATGCTGCCGGAAGTGGTTGCTATTCACGGTATTACCAACGAAATGGTAGCCGATGCCCCTACTTTTGCGGATATTTTGCCGCGGTTGCTTGGCGTGTTGGACGATTGTGTAATTGTGGCGCATAATGCCGATTTCGACCTTTCCTTTCTACGGGCCGAGTTTGCCGCGTGCGGTATGAACTTCCCTCCCTATCCTGTTATGGATACGCTTAAACTGGCGCGTAAAAGCGGAAAATTCCAGCGGAACCGCTTGGGTTGTATAGCGGAAGAACTGGGAATTTCCAATGCGGGTTGGCACCGCGCCATGGCCGATACCAAAATGACCGAGCAGATTTTCTATTATTTTCTTACAATATTAGGTAAGCAAGGTGTGAACACCTTGCAAGATTTACAAAAATTCCAGGAAAAACGCTGGAAAGATTTGATTTGTCAAAATTAA
- a CDS encoding prepilin-type N-terminal cleavage/methylation domain-containing protein, with translation MKKGFTLIELLVVVLIIGILSAVALPQYTKSVNKSRAAQALPVIKSLMQAVEVYFMANGTAPESLEDVDINISSDMIFTDSPDSTKPLKYMFRITKQGSIQAKAASVDMPHYEAHPAATASSGNKVNLGKIWCWVSADKSDQAEQICKSMGNFDSESSAVNGGGRYYTLK, from the coding sequence ATGAAAAAGGGTTTTACTTTGATAGAACTTTTAGTCGTGGTGTTAATCATCGGTATATTATCTGCGGTGGCACTTCCGCAGTACACAAAATCAGTTAATAAATCTCGGGCGGCGCAAGCGTTACCTGTTATCAAGTCTTTAATGCAAGCCGTGGAAGTTTATTTTATGGCTAATGGGACTGCCCCCGAAAGTTTGGAAGATGTGGATATCAACATATCTTCCGATATGATTTTTACGGATAGCCCGGATAGCACTAAACCACTAAAATATATGTTTCGCATTACCAAACAGGGAAGTATTCAGGCGAAGGCGGCTTCCGTGGATATGCCCCATTATGAGGCGCACCCGGCAGCCACAGCAAGTAGTGGCAATAAGGTAAACCTCGGTAAAATTTGGTGTTGGGTATCGGCCGATAAAAGTGACCAAGCTGAACAAATTTGCAAAAGTATGGGAAATTTTGACAGCGAGTCCAGCGCCGTTAATGGCGGGGGACGCTATTATACCCTTAAATAA
- a CDS encoding electron transfer flavoprotein subunit alpha, whose protein sequence is MIQISANCVGCGKCVSVCPFGALSLVNRKAVASSACTMCGACVSQCPVKALSLPATGTAKKDLSAYKGVWVFIEISDDGQTQKVRPVGFELLSKGRELANQLGEELCAVVIGNNIQPYFAELSQYGTDKIYSVEGPAYARYNTAAYANAMVTLIKKYNPSVVLYPSTYIGRDLSPRISSELFVGLTADCTGLSIKEGNLIQTRPAFGGNIMADIKCPDYRPQMSTVRPNVFKKVVTTPGKMAQIVNEMIAIPADATKVRIINTHMDPPAEGLKLDEAEVVIAGGRGMKNKAGFDMLESLAGELGGAVGASRAAIDLGLKAKDQQIGQSGVTVASKLYVACGISGAVQHVVGMEHSEVIIGINKDANAPIFNVCKYGLVGDAAQILPAIIERVKSAKK, encoded by the coding sequence ATGATTCAGATTTCTGCTAACTGTGTAGGCTGCGGTAAATGTGTATCCGTCTGTCCGTTTGGGGCGCTCTCTTTGGTTAACCGCAAAGCGGTCGCTTCCAGCGCGTGTACCATGTGCGGTGCGTGCGTGAGCCAATGCCCTGTGAAGGCTCTTTCGTTGCCGGCTACGGGTACTGCCAAAAAAGACCTTTCCGCCTATAAAGGTGTATGGGTATTTATTGAAATTTCCGATGACGGACAAACGCAAAAAGTTCGTCCGGTGGGTTTTGAACTTTTGTCTAAAGGCCGCGAACTGGCCAACCAACTCGGCGAAGAATTGTGCGCGGTAGTTATCGGCAACAATATCCAACCTTATTTTGCGGAACTTTCCCAATACGGTACGGACAAAATCTACTCCGTGGAAGGCCCGGCTTATGCGCGCTACAACACTGCCGCGTATGCCAACGCTATGGTTACACTTATTAAAAAGTATAACCCCAGCGTGGTGCTTTATCCTTCTACCTATATCGGGCGCGATTTGTCCCCGCGTATTTCTTCCGAACTGTTTGTCGGTTTAACCGCGGACTGCACGGGTCTTTCCATTAAAGAAGGCAATTTGATTCAAACCCGCCCTGCGTTTGGCGGTAACATCATGGCGGACATTAAATGTCCGGACTATCGTCCCCAAATGTCCACCGTGCGTCCCAATGTGTTTAAGAAAGTGGTTACGACTCCCGGAAAAATGGCGCAGATTGTGAACGAAATGATTGCTATTCCCGCAGATGCCACCAAAGTACGCATCATCAATACCCATATGGATCCGCCTGCCGAAGGCCTGAAACTCGACGAAGCCGAAGTGGTTATCGCCGGCGGCCGCGGTATGAAAAACAAAGCCGGTTTTGATATGCTGGAATCTTTAGCCGGTGAACTCGGCGGTGCCGTGGGCGCTTCCCGTGCCGCGATTGATTTGGGCTTAAAAGCCAAAGACCAACAAATCGGCCAAAGCGGTGTAACCGTTGCCTCCAAACTGTATGTTGCGTGCGGTATTTCCGGCGCAGTACAACATGTGGTGGGTATGGAACACAGCGAAGTGATTATCGGTATTAACAAAGATGCAAACGCGCCGATTTTCAATGTGTGCAAATACGGCCTGGTCGGCGATGCGGCGCAAATTTTGCCCGCTATCATCGAACGGGTAAAATCCGCCAAGAAATAG
- the rplI gene encoding 50S ribosomal protein L9, producing MKVILKQNVKNLGMVGTVVDVKPGYARNFLVPHRLAEIATEGAIKNWQLGAERRAKRIEAELAEARAIAEKLAGVVLPFTKTVNSDGVVFGSVNKADIYKALNALGHNIAKDSIELNMPIKALGETEVGIYLKPTVTATIKVQINPLTEVEEKIADAKTETAETK from the coding sequence ATGAAAGTTATTTTGAAACAAAACGTCAAAAATTTGGGTATGGTGGGCACCGTAGTAGATGTAAAACCCGGTTATGCCCGCAACTTCTTAGTACCGCACCGCTTGGCTGAAATCGCCACCGAAGGTGCTATTAAAAATTGGCAGTTGGGTGCGGAACGCCGCGCCAAACGCATCGAAGCCGAACTTGCCGAAGCCCGCGCCATCGCCGAAAAATTGGCCGGTGTTGTGCTTCCGTTCACCAAAACCGTCAATAGCGACGGCGTAGTGTTCGGTTCCGTAAACAAAGCCGATATCTACAAGGCTTTGAACGCTTTGGGCCACAACATTGCCAAAGATTCTATCGAACTCAATATGCCGATTAAAGCTTTGGGTGAAACCGAAGTAGGCATTTATTTGAAGCCGACCGTCACCGCTACGATCAAAGTGCAAATCAACCCCTTGACCGAAGTGGAAGAAAAAATCGCCGACGCGAAAACCGAAACGGCCGAAACCAAATAA
- a CDS encoding DUF167 domain-containing protein, with product METYLKVKVHADEKKNKIVQKSEDSFEIWVKAPAEQGRANEAVRTILAEHIGVPENKLSLIKGATSPAKIFLKRQ from the coding sequence ATGGAAACATACCTGAAAGTAAAAGTGCATGCGGACGAAAAGAAAAATAAAATCGTCCAAAAGTCCGAAGATTCGTTTGAAATCTGGGTCAAAGCCCCTGCCGAGCAAGGCCGCGCTAACGAGGCTGTCCGCACTATTTTGGCCGAACATATAGGCGTGCCCGAAAACAAACTTTCCCTCATTAAAGGCGCTACCAGCCCGGCTAAGATTTTCTTAAAAAGGCAGTAG
- a CDS encoding acyl-CoA dehydrogenase, which yields MAKNDLTTRNLMLDSLKQYAKNRISFNLIREHDAKNEIPLDILKEMYDHNVLGVHLLLIPEEYGGLGGQTTEIYRVCEQLARIDLGIATGVFATFLGSDPINVGGTPEQKAKWFQKIAHENKLVAYGATEADAGSDLVSLRTRAEHVIKDGKVVGYKITGSKMWISNGGVADIYTVLALAPGGPSWFIVEKGTPGFTQDVHEDKHGIRLSNTCGLAFDDVYVPAENLIGLKEGQGFLQAQAVFGYTRLMVAAFGLGGGEEAVETALQYAQQRIQAGGPLAEKQGFMLKLITPHYVRFEAARAYIDWTAKQLEVNNHGLATEGAIAKLYATESGNKAAEDAIQAMGGFGYTKEFAVEKIKRDVKITCIYEGTSEVLEMTIFRGRWQEHLKSRGQYYINQAAEFEALHAQNPTVGADSVALGFRALARVLDECRNNKLTRHQYVTFMLGDLISEMEVAAVFTRQCANKVVTEGSRFDLTSLCTMARVNARQSAFKTASEGLRLILGTCPTINTAELSQAVNLVGIEDAMRGLIEDMDTVSAKLREIFKK from the coding sequence ATGGCAAAAAACGACCTGACAACCAGAAACCTGATGTTAGACAGTTTGAAGCAGTATGCTAAAAACCGGATTTCTTTTAACCTGATCCGGGAGCATGACGCCAAAAACGAAATCCCTTTGGATATTTTGAAAGAGATGTACGACCACAATGTATTGGGCGTACATCTTTTGTTAATTCCCGAAGAATACGGCGGCCTCGGCGGGCAAACCACCGAAATCTACCGCGTATGCGAACAATTGGCCCGCATTGACCTCGGTATTGCCACGGGTGTATTTGCTACCTTTTTGGGTAGCGACCCTATCAATGTAGGCGGTACCCCGGAACAAAAAGCCAAATGGTTCCAAAAAATTGCTCACGAAAATAAACTGGTCGCTTACGGTGCCACGGAAGCCGATGCCGGCTCCGACTTGGTTTCCTTGCGTACCCGTGCCGAACATGTCATCAAAGACGGCAAAGTGGTGGGCTACAAAATTACCGGAAGCAAAATGTGGATTTCTAACGGCGGAGTTGCCGACATTTACACCGTACTCGCGCTTGCTCCCGGTGGCCCGAGTTGGTTTATCGTAGAAAAAGGCACCCCCGGTTTCACGCAAGATGTACACGAAGATAAACACGGGATTCGCTTGTCCAATACCTGCGGTCTCGCGTTTGATGATGTGTATGTGCCGGCTGAAAACTTAATCGGTTTGAAGGAAGGCCAAGGTTTCTTGCAAGCGCAGGCCGTATTCGGTTATACGCGCTTGATGGTAGCCGCGTTTGGTTTAGGCGGCGGCGAAGAAGCCGTGGAAACCGCTTTGCAGTATGCCCAACAACGTATTCAAGCCGGCGGCCCGTTGGCGGAAAAACAAGGGTTCATGTTAAAACTCATCACTCCGCACTATGTCCGCTTTGAAGCGGCCCGCGCTTATATTGATTGGACTGCCAAACAATTGGAAGTAAACAACCACGGTCTTGCTACCGAAGGGGCTATCGCCAAACTGTATGCCACCGAATCGGGCAACAAAGCCGCGGAAGATGCTATCCAAGCCATGGGCGGTTTCGGCTATACCAAAGAATTTGCCGTAGAAAAAATTAAACGCGATGTAAAAATTACCTGCATTTATGAAGGTACCAGCGAAGTGTTGGAAATGACCATTTTCCGCGGTCGCTGGCAGGAACATTTGAAATCTCGCGGTCAATACTACATTAACCAAGCGGCTGAATTTGAAGCCCTCCATGCGCAAAACCCCACGGTGGGGGCGGACAGTGTGGCCCTGGGCTTTAGAGCCTTGGCCCGCGTATTGGACGAATGCCGCAATAATAAACTAACCCGCCATCAATATGTAACCTTTATGTTGGGAGATTTAATCAGCGAAATGGAAGTCGCCGCTGTATTTACCCGCCAATGCGCCAACAAAGTGGTAACGGAAGGCAGCCGTTTTGACCTCACCTCCCTGTGCACCATGGCCCGCGTCAATGCCCGTCAAAGCGCGTTCAAGACCGCTTCGGAAGGCTTGCGCTTAATCTTGGGCACTTGCCCCACCATCAATACGGCCGAACTCAGCCAAGCAGTCAACTTGGTGGGTATCGAAGATGCCATGCGCGGACTGATTGAAGATATGGATACCGTGTCCGCTAAACTTAGAGAAATCTTTAAGAAATAG
- a CDS encoding electron transfer flavoprotein subunit beta/FixA family protein: MNIIVCIKQVPDSSQVKVDPKTGTLIRAGVPSILNPYDHYALEKALAIKAKTGAKVTVLSMGPAQAVAVLRLALALGADEGVLLSDRAFAGSDTWATSYALATAVKKIGQYDLILCGQMAIDGDTAQTGPGIAYHLGIPQITFCESIDANGNQVVVKKLIEGGHQILEADLPVLVTMTMPHDYVAKYPSFMAAHKAQDKVTYTWTAADIGADLHKLGLEGSPTRVDRIFPPPSRPKGEMFSGSAMELADKFVEILKKESVIK; encoded by the coding sequence ATGAATATTATTGTTTGTATTAAACAAGTTCCCGATTCCAGCCAAGTAAAGGTTGACCCGAAAACCGGTACCCTGATTCGTGCGGGCGTGCCCAGCATTTTGAACCCCTACGATCACTACGCTTTGGAAAAAGCCTTGGCTATTAAAGCCAAAACGGGTGCGAAAGTAACGGTATTATCCATGGGCCCGGCCCAAGCCGTTGCGGTGCTCCGTTTGGCCTTGGCGTTAGGTGCCGATGAAGGTGTCCTCCTTTCCGACCGTGCCTTTGCCGGTTCCGATACTTGGGCAACCTCTTATGCGCTTGCCACGGCCGTCAAAAAAATCGGCCAGTATGATTTGATTCTCTGCGGACAAATGGCTATCGACGGGGATACTGCCCAAACCGGCCCCGGTATTGCCTATCATTTGGGCATTCCGCAAATTACTTTTTGCGAATCTATTGATGCCAACGGCAATCAGGTAGTGGTAAAGAAACTCATTGAAGGAGGCCACCAAATTTTGGAAGCCGATCTCCCCGTTCTTGTCACCATGACCATGCCGCACGATTATGTAGCCAAGTATCCGTCTTTCATGGCGGCTCATAAAGCCCAAGATAAAGTAACCTATACTTGGACGGCTGCCGATATCGGTGCTGATTTGCATAAACTCGGCTTGGAAGGTTCTCCTACCCGCGTGGATCGCATCTTCCCGCCGCCGTCCCGCCCGAAAGGCGAAATGTTCTCCGGCTCTGCCATGGAACTCGCCGATAAATTTGTTGAAATTTTGAAAAAGGAGAGTGTCATTAAATGA
- a CDS encoding 2,3-bisphosphoglycerate-independent phosphoglycerate mutase — protein MKKVVLLIRDGWGNAAAGAHNAVSNAKTPNIDKYLQEYPHTQIEASGEQVGLPAGYMGSSEVGHLNMGAGRIVIQELKRLKDTIEDGSLFQSAAFSACIDNCVANQKPLHVMGLVQDEGVHAHHDHLHAIIKYAAEKGIKEVYVHFFADGRDTPPQSSIGYIRTLEEKMKEYGVGTIATIQGRYYAMDRGEDWSLTDKAYNLIVRAEGVKGTTAEEVVAEDYKTLQTPDGGPMVDEYIPPTVLGDYKGMVEGSSVIFFNFRQDRAIQLTRAFIDDDYPGTSRGNRVPCVYCGLTKYYDSFPYNALPSMTDGGGMDNLLGEVISKAGLKQLRLAETQKFKHVTSFFNGKLLKPYPGEDRIEKKGRFDPATFAEHPEMEAYIVKDEAIEQINSGKYDFIVINFANCDMVGHTGNFKSVVKAVEVVDECTGAVTEAALAKGYAVMITADHGNAEEMWDTKIDMPKTAHTTNLVDFIYLNNDDKTAALEPTGNLGDIAVTVLDVLGVEKPADMTAKSLLKK, from the coding sequence ATGAAAAAAGTAGTTTTGTTAATTCGTGACGGTTGGGGCAATGCCGCCGCCGGCGCGCACAATGCCGTTTCCAATGCCAAAACCCCCAATATCGATAAGTATTTACAAGAATATCCGCATACTCAAATTGAAGCCTCCGGCGAACAAGTAGGTTTGCCTGCCGGCTATATGGGTTCCAGCGAAGTGGGCCACCTCAATATGGGTGCGGGCCGCATTGTTATCCAAGAACTCAAACGCTTAAAAGACACTATTGAAGACGGCTCCTTGTTTCAATCTGCCGCTTTTTCCGCCTGTATTGATAACTGTGTAGCCAACCAAAAACCGCTCCATGTAATGGGGCTTGTGCAGGACGAAGGTGTTCACGCCCATCACGACCATTTACACGCTATTATCAAATATGCGGCCGAAAAAGGCATCAAAGAAGTTTATGTGCACTTCTTTGCCGACGGTCGCGATACGCCGCCCCAAAGTTCTATCGGCTACATCCGCACCTTAGAAGAAAAAATGAAGGAATACGGGGTGGGCACCATTGCCACTATCCAAGGCCGCTACTATGCCATGGACCGCGGCGAAGATTGGAGCCTGACCGATAAAGCCTACAATTTGATTGTCCGCGCTGAAGGGGTCAAAGGCACCACCGCCGAAGAAGTGGTAGCCGAAGATTACAAAACCCTGCAAACGCCGGACGGCGGCCCGATGGTGGACGAATATATCCCGCCGACCGTACTGGGTGATTACAAAGGCATGGTGGAAGGTTCCAGCGTGATTTTCTTTAACTTCCGCCAAGACCGCGCTATCCAACTTACCCGCGCTTTTATTGACGATGATTACCCGGGTACTTCCCGCGGCAACCGCGTTCCGTGCGTGTATTGCGGATTGACCAAATACTACGATTCCTTCCCGTACAATGCCCTTCCGTCTATGACCGACGGCGGCGGTATGGATAACCTGTTGGGCGAAGTAATTTCCAAAGCCGGCCTTAAACAACTGCGCTTGGCGGAAACACAAAAATTCAAACACGTTACTTCCTTCTTTAACGGAAAACTCTTAAAACCCTATCCGGGCGAAGACCGCATTGAAAAGAAAGGCCGTTTTGACCCTGCCACCTTTGCCGAACACCCGGAAATGGAAGCCTATATCGTAAAAGACGAAGCCATTGAACAAATCAATTCCGGCAAGTATGACTTTATTGTTATTAACTTTGCCAACTGCGATATGGTAGGCCACACGGGCAACTTTAAGTCCGTTGTTAAAGCCGTGGAAGTGGTGGACGAATGTACCGGTGCCGTAACCGAAGCCGCCTTGGCCAAAGGTTATGCCGTTATGATTACCGCCGACCATGGTAATGCCGAAGAAATGTGGGATACCAAAATCGATATGCCCAAAACGGCGCATACCACCAACTTGGTCGACTTTATCTATCTTAACAACGACGATAAAACCGCCGCGTTGGAACCCACCGGTAACTTGGGCGATATTGCCGTAACGGTACTTGATGTGTTGGGGGTAGAAAAACCGGCCGACATGACCGCCAAAAGTTTACTCAAAAAATAA
- the rpsF gene encoding 30S ribosomal protein S6: MRTYESVLIVKPQLSDGEVGEFVTKAKELITKNGGEVISEEKLGRRKFTHEVNHVRDGFYLYLKFKAEPKFVKVFEDALKLNEKVLRSMTMVAVEVKVKPAPVVAK; encoded by the coding sequence ATGAGAACTTACGAAAGTGTACTTATTGTTAAACCCCAACTCTCCGACGGAGAAGTGGGCGAATTCGTGACGAAAGCCAAAGAACTCATCACGAAAAACGGCGGAGAAGTAATCAGCGAAGAAAAATTGGGCAGAAGAAAATTCACCCACGAAGTAAATCACGTTCGCGATGGTTTCTATCTCTACTTGAAATTCAAAGCGGAACCGAAATTCGTAAAAGTATTCGAAGATGCTTTGAAACTCAATGAAAAAGTGCTTCGCTCCATGACCATGGTTGCTGTGGAAGTGAAAGTGAAGCCGGCTCCTGTCGTTGCTAAATAA